GGAACAGACGGAAATCGTCAACATCATGGAAAGCGAAGACATCGGCGCAATCAAGGCCAAGATCAACGAACTCAAGGCCCGGGACCCGGGCGCGTTCGCTGCTGAAGCCATGGTCGTCGAAGTCAAGGAAGCGGCCGGTGGGGCCGAAGAAGCTGGCGGGGAAGCTCGTCCGCTCTCCGGTGAAATGGCACTCATTACTGCCCGCATGAAGGTCATCGAGAAGATGGTGACGGATATCGGATACCGGGACAAGTTTGCCGCCGGGGTCTATGCAGGTAAGATCGAAGGCCTGATGATCGGTCTGATCATCTCGTTTGCCCTGGTCGGATTCCTTATGCTGGGGTGAACAAGATGGCAGAAGACTCAAAATCAACCGGACCAGTCAGGATGGTAGCGATCGAAAACATGGTGGAAAATATCCGCTACAAGTCGCAGATCCTGGCAAGGACCAACAAGATTGACTCGGCAGTCACCGCAAGCGGTTTAGTCGGGTTCATTGCAGGGTTACTCCTTGCGCTGATCCTGATCGTGCTGCCGGCATTACTTATGGGATGAGGTGAAAGAGATGGCAGACAAGAAATCACCAGCAAGTGGCTGGCCACTCATCAAGGGTGACTTCCACTCAGGCGACGCAAACAGCCCAGTGGCTGTTGTCACCATGGGTTCACACCTCGATGAACAGGGCATCTGCGATGCCGGCGCGGCACTCTGCGGATCCTGTAAGACCGAGAACCTCGGTCTTGAGAAGGTCATCGCCAACGTTATCGCCAACCCCAATATCAGGTTCGTCCTGTTCGTAGGTACTGAAGTCAAAGGTCACCTGTCAGGTCAGACCTTCGCTGCACTCCACAAGGGCGGCGTCAAGGACGGCAGAGTCGTCGGCGCTGAAGGTGCTATCCCCTTCATCGAGAACCTCACTGACGTTAATATCAAGCGCTTCCAGGAACAGACGGAAATCGTCAACATCATGGAAAGCGAAGACATCGGCGCAATCAAGGCCAAGATCAACGAACTCAAGGCCCGGGACCCGGGCGCGTTCGCTGCTGAAGCCATGGTCGTCGAAGTCAAGGAAGCTGCAGGTGGACAGGAAGTTGGTGCTGCAAGTGCTAACCCCCAGTTCCTCGAAATCGAGAAGAGACTCGACAAGATCGAGAAGAAGATCGAGTTCGTGGATGCGGAAATCGCGCAGCGTGTTGGAAGAAAAATTGGACGGGATATCGGTATCCTGTACGGCCTGGTAGCAGGGTTAACCGTATTTGTGATGCTGTTGTTCCTTCTCCAGAAATTGATGACGCAGGTATAACGGAGGTGTAAACGAAATGTTCAGATTTGAAAAAGAACAGAGTGTCTGGGACTTCAACGGCACCAAGATCGGCGGACAGCCCGGCGAGTACCCGACTGTCCTTGGTGCTTCTATCTTCTACAACAAGCACGAGTGCGTGCTTGACGACAAGAAAGGAACAATCGACAAGGCAAAGGCAGAAGCCTTATGGAACCGCTGTCAGGTCCTCTCGGACATGACCGGAATTCCGCACTTCATCCAGATCATTGCGGAATACGGGGAAGCATTCGAGAGCTACTTCAACTGGTTCGACTCGATCGACAACAAGACCGCGTTCTTAATGGACTCGTCGGTTCCGGCCGCACTTGCCCACGCATGCAAGTACGTTACGGATGTCGGCCTTGCAAACCGTGCGATCTACAACTCGATCAACGGTTCGATCATGCCAGAGAGCATTGAAGCACTCAAGAACAGTGACGTCGATGCAGCCATTGTCCTCGCATTCAACCCGGCAGACCCGTCAGTTGCAGGAAGAGAGAAGGTGCTCTGCGAAGGCGGCGTTGCCGGTCAGACCAAGGGTATGCTCGAGATCGCAGAGTACTGCGGTATCAAGCGCCCGATTCTCGACACAGCAGCAACCCCCCTCGGCCTTGGCTCTGGTGGCTCCTACCGTGAGATCCTTGCCTGCAAGGCGATCCACGGTTACCCCACCGGTGGTGCATACCACAACATGACCGTTTCCTGGACCTGGCTCAAGCGCTGGAAGGGAACAAGCAAGACCCCCTCCGTACTCCAGGCAGGATACGCAGGCAAGGACGCCCTGCTCCAGCAGATGTCCCACCACTACCTCGGCGGTATTGAGGGCATCAAGCAGGCCGCATGGTCAGCACCCGATATCGGCTGCAACATGATTGCAAGCACCCTCGGTGCAGACCTGATTATGTACGGACCTATCGAAAACGTCGAAGCAATGATCACCGCACAGGCCTACACGGACATTGTCGTCCTTGAGGCAACCCGTCAGCTCGGGATCGAGTGCAAATCAGAAAGCCACCCCTTCTTTAAACTCATTTAATTTTTTTTGCTTTTTCGTCTGGCTTCCGGCAGGACAAGGTTAAAACAACAGATATCGTCCCCGGGGCTTTTTGTCAGGTATCCGATTCCCTGTATAAACCTGCCTTCACAGTGCAGTCAATAAAAAAGGATAGTTCCCGTCCCGAAAAGGCCGCCACCGGCGACTCGTATTACGCTCTTCCGGGACCACGGGGGAGGTTGACGATCTTGATGCATTCATCGGCTTCCCTGGACCGGCCAAGGTTGCGGAGTGCTATCGCCTTGTTGTAATAGACGAACGAGTTGACAGGGTTGAAGTCGAGGGCTTTATCGAAGAAGGCGAGTGCCTCTTCATTTTTCCCGAGCTCGCGCAGAGCAATACCTTTCGAGGTCATTGCCCGGATATTCTTCGGGCTCCATTCCAGAATCGCATCGAAACACGCAATCGCTTCTTCGTACCGCCCGAGTTCGTTCAATGAATATCCTTTGTTCGCAAGGGCGAATGTATACTCCGGATCGATCTTCAGGGCATGTTCAAAACAGACGATAGCATCTTCGTGCCGGTGGATCTTCCTAAGGGTATAGCCTTTCTCGAACCAGACCGTGATGAGGTTCGGGTTGATGGAAATAGCCTTATCGTAGGTAGCAAGGGCATCTTCGTGCCGACCAAGATAATAGTAGCACTTGCCCATATTCTCAAGCGCTGCTGTATTATTCGCGTTCATCTCAAGAACGGTATTGTACAGGGCAATAGCGTCATCATAGCGCCCGACTTTCATCTGATGATGCGCCTTATCCAGTAATGCAGGTACGTCCATACCACTCATATAACCATGTACACGGGGATTGATAATACCTTCCTGTTTTAAATAGGGTCAAAAAATCAGGACTTCTTCAGCCGGTCTGACACCATGAGGAAAACTCCTGCAGTTACCGCGACAAGGACCACGAACGGGGAAAGACCGCTCTTCTGCGTTGGGGATGGGAATGTTACGGGAGCGGTTGGTTCGGGCGTCGGGGCGATAGTATTGATTGTAGTTGGAACGGTAGTGACAGCCAGTGACGGTATGTTCGTATAGATGTGTTCCTCTGGGTGCAGCGTGTACGTTCCAGGGTAGACACTGACATCGTTCCGGGGCCCCGGATCCTTGAGATAGACCGTGAGCTTTTTGTATCCCCCGGCAAGGCCGGAGAGATCCGTCGCCGTGGTGCTGACGTAGACATTGTAGGTCCCCGGTTTAATCTGGTTCCTTATCCGGTCGGTGTTCCATTTCATGGCCCAGGTCTGGTCGCTTGCCACGTCAACGGTAGTAAAATATCCCTGGTCGGCACGAAGCGTAGGATTGGTAAGGGTCACCCCATTTGGCGGAAGACCGGGGCCCGTCATGAACAGGTAGAGCCGGTCGCTGGTATATGCTACTCCGTGAAGATCGATGGTGTCACCCAGATAGCATTCAAAGTTGTACTGTTCCGGCGCCGCGGATACCGGGACAGCGATAATAGCCGACGTGAGAACAGATACAGCAATCAGAAGGCACAAAGACACGGAGGGGAGCCGGGAAAAGGGGCCTGGAACAATCATGAATACAGAATAAACTACCGGCAGGTTTATAGATTTGCTCCGCAAGCGGCATCATCCCCATGGAAAAAACCGGAACATAGGCAAACAAAAAATACAGGAAAGAGAGAATAACAGGACTCCGGTTCTAGTAGAGCCGGTAGATGAAATACCCGTCCTGGTAGTATTCCATCTGGTCATAGTCCGCAAGGAGGTTCTTCCGGTTTCCGAACGCAAACATCTTGTCTTTTAACGCGTCCATGCCGGATGTATTGTAAATGAGTGCTTTGAGCTCGTCATTCACACGCCGGATCTCCCGTGTTTTCATTTTGCCCAGGACATCTGCCGGATAGGCATCGATATCGAAATAGGCAAAAAGGGTCTCAAGGCTGATGAGCCAGAGTTTCTCCTGCACGGCGTGTCCTGCGGCGATTGTTGCTTCGTTGTTCGTGAGCACGAGATACGCTTCGTCATTCCCGTGAAAAAACGCTTTGAAGGTGTAGAGCGAGCCGCTTGATTCCCGGAGGGACTCTTGTGGGATACCAAGAAATTTTGCCAGTGCTGCCTGTTTTTGCTGTATGACCGGATCAGGATAATTCTGCACCTGGTGACCCCCCTACTTTTCAGTTACGACGATGGAATCGTACGTATATATTCAAGCATGGATGTATAAGATTATAAGATCGTGCGTTTTTCCATGTCTTTTCATACCGGAAGGTTCAGGCTGAATCGCCGGTATACGGGTGCATTGCTAAAAAGGAAAAGTGGACTTTTTACCCGAGGTAGAGGGGTTCGAATCCCTGTTTGAATACCTTGCCGAACTGCACACGGATCTTGGGATCCAGGGCACAGACCGGGCAGGTATAATCGTCCGGGAGATCCTCGAACTTTGTCCCGGGCTTTATTCCCCGGTGGGGCTCGCCCCGCTTCTCATCGTAGACATAATTGCACATCGAGCAGAGATAGCGGGTCGGGCGCCACTCTTCAAAGCCCCATTTGCCGATCCTGCCTTTTCCCTGCTGACCACAGACCGGACAGACATAGCTGTCGGGGAGATCATCAAATTCCGTGCCGACGGGAATCCCGTTATGCGGTTCTCCACGGAGAGGGGAGTAAATGTACCCGCACAACCTGCACCGGTACCGGGCAGGTGCCTGTCCTGCCTTTTTTGTTACTTTCTTCTTCGCGGGAGCCTTTACCACCGGTTTCTGAACGGGTTTTTTGGTAACATTCTTTGTGACCTTCTTTACCGGGGCTGTCGCGGCTTTTTTCGTGGTTACGGCTTTTTTAGCTGCCACTGCGACACCTTTTTTTGCCACAGCCGGCTTTGCAGTCTTCGCTTTGACACTCTTCTTCTTGGTTGCGGTGGTTTTTACCATAATTTCACGGTCCTGCCGGATACCCCGGAACCAGCCCGGAGCACAATCCGCTGCAATGGAAAATGGAGAGCACTGGATAATATACATTATGGATACTGCAACGCCATTCTGGCTCGTTCTGTGTTAAATGGGATAGACAGACCAGGAAAATACCACCAGATGCAAAATCCCCCGGTTTTTTCAATGAGACGGTGATAACAGCGGAAAATCGCATTATATGATGCGTTATCCGCGTGACTCCAACACTACGGATTCGTGACAAACCTGCCATTTTATCCACGATCAAAGCACTATTTCTGATCAGATTATGCAGGAACTCATTCCCGGAATCATCTACACATTCTCTGCCCTCTTTATCATCCTTGATCCGCTCCTGTCCGTGCCGATCTTCGCGGCCATGACCAAGGGGCAGACCCCGGCGGAGATCCACAAGCAGGCGTTCATCGCTGTCGCCGTTGCCGGCGGACTGATGTACGTCTTCCTCATCTTCAACACGGCCATCTTCACCATTCTCGGGCTGAAGCTGCCGGCCTTCCAGATAGCCGGCGGGATACTGCTCTTCCTCCTGGGTCTCCAGTATGCGCTGGGTATCGAGATCGGGCATTCCAAGGAGAGATCCAATACCGCCGTCGGCGTAGTCATCGGGACTCCGCTCCTCTGTGGTCCGGGGACTATCACGACCGTGATGCTCCTCTCGCGGGACTATGGACTCCTCATCCCGTTCATCGCGATCACCCTTACGCTGATTGCCACCTGGCTTGTCCTCTATTTTGCCGGTACAATCCAGCGCATCCTCGGGGAAGTGGTCACAGATATTATGGGAAAAGTGCTGGGCATGCTGGTGGCAGCGATCGCCGTCCAGATCATTGCGTCGGGAGTCCTGGCTTATATCAAGATGATCTGAACGGATATACACACGATTGTCCCGTTTTTACCATTGCCACAGCCCGTGGGGAATTACGGTCATTCCGAGAAAAACCGTACCTGCCAGAAATGGCAAAAATAAAAAAAAGCGAACCCCGGGTCAGGAGTCCAGTTTCATCGAGTATACTTCAACCATGTGATCCGGGTGGTAGCGCATCTTGGCTTCCCGCAGACCGCCAACACCAAGGTCGCTCTCCCGGTTGATGAAGGCAAACTTATCCACAAGCCTTGCCGCAGTTTCAGTGTTGATCGCTTTATAGATCCCTTCACAGTCCGGTAATCCTTTCTCAAAATGAACGAGCGCGGTATCTGCATTGAGGGGCTCGAAGAGAGACATGGCGCCGATCTTGGAAAAAACACGGATGATCAGACCCCGCAGTGGCAATTCATCGAGATGATCGATGGCAAAAAAGACGGCTTCCTTCTCATGGGCAAGCACTTTGTCGCTCTCGCACCCTTTCCACTCGCACCATTCGATGAGGAAACGTTTGACCTCTGCCCAGTTCTCCCGTGTAATGGGTTCAACGACACTCGTGCAGTTGCGCCGGAACTTACTTACCTGGCGGCGTATTGTCAGGTAATTTTTCCCGGGCAGCTCCGCAAGATCGACAGACCGGTACACATACTCGAAATGGTTCCGGTCCGCAACGATGTTTATACCGGGACAGATCTCCCGCATCCAGAGGGCGGTGTCAGGATCGATGAGCACAATGGGTTCATTGTCGCTGACATCCGAGGCGAGACGGATCAGAGACCGGAGAAGAGCGGGATTCCGGGGGCCTATCGGGGGCCGGAAGCGGGTCACGCCTTCAATGGTACTCGCAAGGATGACGTTCTTTTCCACATACGCGTACGTGTATTGCGCATAGTGGTTCCAGCAGACCATATTCGTGAACGTGTTGTCACTATGCACCTGGGGGTACCGGGCATAATGCTGCTCAAAAAAAGACCGGTCAGCAAGAGTGACCGGTTTGAAATCCTCCTGCCGCAGCATTACGAATCACCCCGGAACATGAGGGGAACGTGCCCTTCCATCTTTGAGAATCCCAGAGGGGCGTAGAACTGTTCCGTTCCGGGTTCGGCAACAAGACAGAGCCATAAGACTCCTGACTCCCGGCATTTCTGTACAAGTGCCGCAATAAGCCGTACACCGATCCCCAGCTTCCGGAACTGCGGAAGCACAACGAGATCCTGAACGTACCCGTCCGAGACCCCATCCGAGATCACCCGCCCCATCCCGACGGCCCTGCCGTTTTTCTCATCAACAGCAACGGCAAAAACAAAACTTCCCCGGATCAGTCGCGGGATTTCTGCGGGATTGTACTCCTCTTTCCACCATCCTCCCGCACGATAAAGATCCACGATTTCGTCTCCGTTCCAGGACAAAACACACCGGATTGCAATGCCTTCCGCCAAAGCTTTCACTCCCCGACCCATAGCTCAGGTCTTTGGATGATCCGCAGTTACCGGAGAAAAGATAGCGCTGATCCGATATAAAAAGACTGACGAAAAAAACCGGTCTGATGGTTCAGGTTTTGAGCTGCTCTATTGCAGCATCAACGATCGAACCCAGGCCTTCAACACCCCAGTGACCGGAATTGAGAACCATATGATAGGCCGAGAGATCATTGATATCGATATCATAGTAGGAGCGGTAACGCCCGGCTTCGCACTGCTCGCGTTCGAGCGTGAGCTGTTTTGCCGTGGTTTCATCGAGAACCTGGTCGCGGAACGCGATCCGCTGGATACGGCAGTCGATGGGGGCAAACAACCAGATCTTGAGATCCGCTCCCGGTACCATCCAGCCGGAAAGCCGGCCTTCGACGATGATATTGTCCCGCGCTTCTGCAATCTCTTTCTGGCGGGCATCGATCATCTTGTCGTACGAAGAATCTTCCTCGGCAAGGCGACCGAACCCGGCCAGTTCCAAGTTGTGTTCCTTTGCAAGCTGGCGAAATACCTCGCCTGCAGAGATCATCTCAAACCCATGTCGCTGTGCAAGATACCGTGAGAGAGAGGTTGTCCCGCTGCCGGGCAACCCGCTCACGGTGATCCGCATCAGAGACCCCCGATGTTTAAGGATTTCCGGATCACCTGACTTAGGGTGATAGAACAGATCATGTACCAGAAGATCCAGGCAGGAATGATCCAGAGGGCCGCTTCGTTCAGGTTATGGGTGCCGAGATATGGCATGGTAATCGTGGTATGGACCTCGGAGAGCCGGAATAGGAGCCAGAAGAAGATAGGTACGGTTATGACAAGGATATAAGCCATGGGCTTGAACTGCTGCTGAGACATCTCCAGCTGCTCCTTCATTACCCGGTCCCGTCTTGCCTCCAGTTTCTTGATACGCTTCTCATCCTGGGAGAGCTGGGCTTCCCGGTACTCTTTCTGGAACTCCTTCATGCGCTCCTGGGTCTCGGTCATCTTGTCATAATCGATCGTGTACTTCTGGATTATGGAGGAGTACAGGCCGGTGAAGGCTGACAAGATGATAATAAGAACGAAGAACGGGATGCCGAACCCGTCAACAGCGGGGGCAAGGGCCGTATTTATGCCCTTCCCTACGCCAACCCTCAGCCATTCGACGCTGTACGATAACATCATCAGCATCATGAAACCGAGGGCTATGTACATGCCGTATTTATCCCAGATCTTTCCAAAATCCATCTGTTCACCTGAGGACTTCTGCCAGTTCCGACGATGCGCGTTCCAGCAAAAAGTCGGGATTTGTTATAATCTTTATTGTGCATCCTGTCAGCGTTGCATACGCGGCCGCAATCGACCGGTTGAACTGCTGGTGCTCGCCAATTGAGCGCGAGCCTTCCTTGTCGCGAATGCGGGTTTCGTCGGTAAGACGGCGCATGAGAATCTGGTCATCATCCGTTTCAACAAGGACGATAATATCCGGCATGATCTCGCGGAGCACCCATTCGGGAAGCCCCGCAAGGTAGCCCTTTGAAGTTTTAACCGAAGCATGGGTATCGATCAGCACATTCCCCGACACCTGGGCAATCGCCTGTCCCGCGCGCTGCTGGAGCCGTTTCTGTACGGCCCGGTCCAGTGTGCGCATCTGGTCGCGGTTCTCGACAACCTTGTCGTTCTTCGCGACCTCGAACATGAACGTGCCGAAGTTGAGTGACTGGTATTCGATACCCTCACCTTTGAGTTTCTTCAATGCCTCGTTGACAACCGTGGTCTTGCCGACCCCGGGTACACCGGTTATGATGACCTTTTTTCCCACCATCCGCATCTCTCCTTCAACTACTCCTTGCCAAAGAATGTCCGCATGAACGGGTACATCTCCATGATCTGCTGGCTTGCGATCTCTTCGTAGAGACGATAGGTGATACTCACCGTAAGGAGCAGTCCTGTTCCGCTCACGGAGCCGATGACACCAAAGAGGTTTGCAACAACACTGAGCACACCAATGAAGACGCCACCGATAATCGTGACACGGGGGATATACCGGTCAAGGTACTTTTCCAGTACCTGCGGGTTCCTGCGGTAGCCAGGGATGGACATACCCGAGAGCTGGATCTGCCGGGCGACATCTTTTGAATCGAGCCCCGCAGTTTTGATCCAGAAGAGCGCGAAGATCGCACCTCCGACCACCATGAATGTTGTATCTACTCCCAGCCGTAATAGAACCTGCCATGGGGCATGGCCGAGATCATGTATCCACCACATCCACTGGTTGGGTCCATTGATGGGAGCGAGATAATACATGATCCCACTGACGGGAGAACCATTTTCGAACGTGCCGAAGATGGTAATACCCACGTTCGAGAGGAACATGCCCACCATCTGGATGTTGGCCTGCAGGACCCGGACAAGGATCATCGGCAGAACGCTGGCGTAGATCAGTTTTACCGGGAAACGAGCCCGCGCCCCGCGAATCTGCGCGTGGGCAAGGGGAATCTCGATACGTGTGGATTCGACGTAAACGATGATGAGGAAGATGGCGATAGTTGTGATGAACGCGAGCATCTCCGTCCCGAAATAGGTCATGTAATTGCCGCCGTCAAGACCTATCGCGATAAGACGGGGGAAGAACCCGACCGGGTACTGGTCCGTGACTTTGGCCCAGTTGATGAACCCGCTGATCAATGCCTGGGATATCCCGGCTATGATGAAGAGGCCGACCCCGGAGCCGATACCCCACTTGGTCACAACTTCATCCATCAGGAAGACGAGAACGCCTCCGATACAGATCTGGAGGAATATAAGCAAGGATACCGCAAACAGGTTGCCGCCGAAGAACTGGCTGGCGATAACGGGATCGGGCTGCAGGAATCCTCCGACAAGGTTCGGGGCAGCCTCGATAATGATCATCACGATGATGAGGATCTTCTGCAGACCCATGTACATGACTTGCCCGCGCGTCTCGCTCGTGTCAATGTGAAGGATATCTGCACCCTTGAGGAGCTGGAGCACGATGGATGCTGTGACGATCGGCCCAATACCAAGGTGGACGATCGATCCGCTTGCACCGGCAAGAAGGGCCCGCCATGCTGCAAACAGATCCTGGTTTGCAGGAGCGAGACCAAACACCGGAATATTCGTCAGGACAAAATACAGAATCAGAATTCCTAACGTCCAGAGCAGTTTGTTTTTAAAATGAACGTGGCCTTCAGGGCTCTTGACTGCGGGCATCGCAGCGAGCAGGGGTTCCATTCGATCCAGCAGGTTTCCCATTGTTTCACCAAAAATATTCGAGGATGATGGTCTTTAGACAACGAGTGCCTTGCCACCCATTTTCTCGATCTTTGCCTTCGCAATCTCAGAGAAACTTGAGGCAGAGATGTTTATCTTTTTTGTGACTTTGCCGCTGCCAAGAATCTTCTCGATCCCCATATCGGCGACATTGATCACAACGACATCTCCATCCTGCTTGGCAATTCCCTGTGCGAGGAGCGACGGTATAATCTGGTCCAGTGCCCCGACATCAATTGCAATGACGTCGGTGGCGATCTGGTTGCAGAACCCGTTCTTTCCAAAGACCGGGCCGCCCATTTCCTTGTACCACTTGACAAAGTGGTGGGCGTTGATACCGGCCCGACCCCTGCCACCGCGGTTACCTGCACCACGGCGGTTCTTGTGGGTACCGCCACCGCATGTCCGCGATCCGCGGTACTTTGAACGCTTGTTCGTTGGCATCTTTCCATCACCTCATCTTGTAGAGGAGAGTGTTAATCTCCTGGCCATAGTAGCCAAGCGCTCCTCCCTGGGGGAACGTGCGCTTGGTCGTTTTGTATCCCTTGCGGGGCGGGTGAAGGCGGAGAACGGGTTTGAGACCCGGGACATCACGCAGTTTCGTCTCGCCGCTTGCAAGTGCCTTTGCGAATTCCGCAATGCTGCCATACGTTGAGTTGGACTTGATGTACTCATCGGTCAGCGGTGCATCGCCGATAACCCTGCCACGGGTCTGCAGGAGGGTCTCGACAGTTGTTGCATCTACTTCGCCGAACGCAACGTAATCCTTGACCTTGCGGATCATACCAAGATTCTCGGGTGAATCCTGCACGAGCACGCAGTGGTTGATGTGGTGAAGGCGCAGCATCTTGAGCGTGTCCCTGATGTCCTGCCGGGTCTTTACAACCCCGCGGACCTGAACAACAGCGTACATTTACTGTGACCCCCCGGTCCGGATCATGTTGGTCTCCTTGAGTGCATTGAACGTAGCCTTTGCAAAGTTGATCGTTGTGCGGGTCTGCCCGCGGGCAAAGGTCCAGGCATCCTTGATGCCGGCAAGTTCGAGCACTTTTTTGCTGATATCACCGGTAACAAGCCCGATACCCTGAGGTGCGGGCTTGAGGGTGACCTTGACGCTGCCTGCGGTTCCGGTGACCTGCATGGGGATTGAGTGCGTTACATCGCACCCGCATTCCCAGCTGCCACAGCCACGCCGTACCTTGACGAGGTTCATCTTTGCCTTGACGATTGCCTTCTTGATCGCATCGCCGACCTGGACATCCTTACCCTGGCCAAACCCGATATACCCGTTCCGGTTGCCGACAATGACAACAGCACGGAACTGGACACGGCGACCTGAATCGGTCATCCGCTGCATCATGGCAATATCGAGGACTTCATCCTCCAGATCCGGGAGGAACGCATCGACGATCTCGGGTTCCTTGATCGGCCTGCCGCTTTCAAGGACCTGATCAATGCTCTTGATCTCTCCCGAGGCGACGAGTTTGCCAAGACCGGTGACCGGGCGCCATTCCTGCTTTTCGTATGCCATTTTACACCAGCTCCTTCTTTATGGCGTCTGCCACCTGTTCGACATTCTTTACGATATCACCGGCATTCTTATTGTATGCCGCGATGTGCTCGCCTTTGATGCGATCTTCGGAAGGAAGAATTGCCTCGCCGTACGGGATATCGAGTCCCGCGTCCACGGCACCTTTCAGTGCTGCAAAGACGCGA
Above is a window of uncultured Methanoregula sp. DNA encoding:
- a CDS encoding 30S ribosomal protein S5, yielding MAYEKQEWRPVTGLGKLVASGEIKSIDQVLESGRPIKEPEIVDAFLPDLEDEVLDIAMMQRMTDSGRRVQFRAVVIVGNRNGYIGFGQGKDVQVGDAIKKAIVKAKMNLVKVRRGCGSWECGCDVTHSIPMQVTGTAGSVKVTLKPAPQGIGLVTGDISKKVLELAGIKDAWTFARGQTRTTINFAKATFNALKETNMIRTGGSQ
- a CDS encoding 50S ribosomal protein L30, which encodes MYAVVQVRGVVKTRQDIRDTLKMLRLHHINHCVLVQDSPENLGMIRKVKDYVAFGEVDATTVETLLQTRGRVIGDAPLTDEYIKSNSTYGSIAEFAKALASGETKLRDVPGLKPVLRLHPPRKGYKTTKRTFPQGGALGYYGQEINTLLYKMR
- the secY gene encoding preprotein translocase subunit SecY, which produces MGNLLDRMEPLLAAMPAVKSPEGHVHFKNKLLWTLGILILYFVLTNIPVFGLAPANQDLFAAWRALLAGASGSIVHLGIGPIVTASIVLQLLKGADILHIDTSETRGQVMYMGLQKILIIVMIIIEAAPNLVGGFLQPDPVIASQFFGGNLFAVSLLIFLQICIGGVLVFLMDEVVTKWGIGSGVGLFIIAGISQALISGFINWAKVTDQYPVGFFPRLIAIGLDGGNYMTYFGTEMLAFITTIAIFLIIVYVESTRIEIPLAHAQIRGARARFPVKLIYASVLPMILVRVLQANIQMVGMFLSNVGITIFGTFENGSPVSGIMYYLAPINGPNQWMWWIHDLGHAPWQVLLRLGVDTTFMVVGGAIFALFWIKTAGLDSKDVARQIQLSGMSIPGYRRNPQVLEKYLDRYIPRVTIIGGVFIGVLSVVANLFGVIGSVSGTGLLLTVSITYRLYEEIASQQIMEMYPFMRTFFGKE
- a CDS encoding uL15m family ribosomal protein, translating into MPTNKRSKYRGSRTCGGGTHKNRRGAGNRGGRGRAGINAHHFVKWYKEMGGPVFGKNGFCNQIATDVIAIDVGALDQIIPSLLAQGIAKQDGDVVVINVADMGIEKILGSGKVTKKINISASSFSEIAKAKIEKMGGKALVV